From the genome of Biomphalaria glabrata chromosome 1, xgBioGlab47.1, whole genome shotgun sequence, one region includes:
- the LOC106067548 gene encoding LIM domain-binding protein 2-like isoform X3: protein MSRPPIMPAPMEREPMMPGPREPMMPGPMSGPMSMSGPMPGPMSGPMSMSGPMSMGGPMPGPMSGPMSGPMPGPMPMFMDRDHMIPRPTPYMGQPDYRIYELNKRLQHRTEDSDNLWWDSFTTEFFEDDAQLTLTFCLEDGPKRYTIGRTLIPRYFRSIFEGGVTDLHYVLKYPKESFHNTTITLDCDHALMVTQHGKPMFTNQVITEGRLILEFTFDDLMRIRSWHFAIRQHRELIPRSVIGMQQDPTMVEQLSKNITRMGLTNYTLNFLRLCVILEPMQELMSRHKAYGLNPRDCLKTTLFQKWQRMVAPPESARPPSKRRKRKGSASNNAGAGNMNNNAPPSGKQKRSPGPQGFNLGSTVPGDVMVVGEPTLMGGEFGDEDERLITRLENSQFEPSNNDDNSDKFHNSPAVQQSPWGAEKNTPQPSTATTTPTTNTPLTEAEIKQE from the exons aTGTCCAGACCCCCTATCATGCCTGCCCCTATGGAAAGAGAGCCAATGATGCCAGGTCCAAGGGAACCCATGATGCCTGGTCCAATGTCCGGCCCAATGTCCATGTCCGGACCCATGCCAGGTCCAATGTCTGGCCCTATGTCCATGTCGGGTCCTATGTCAATGGGAGGGCCTATGCCTGGCCCAATGTCTGGACCTATGTCTGGACCCATGCCAGGGCCTATGCCTATGTTTATGGACAGAGATCATATGATCCC acgtCCAACCCCATATATGGGGCAGCCTGATTACAGAATTTATGAGCTTAATAAACGATTGCAGCACCGCACTGAG GACAGTGATAACCTATGGTGGGATTCTTTCACAACAGAATTTTTTGAAGATGACGCTCAACTTacattaactttttgtttagaaGATGGCCCTAAACGTTATA CAATTGGTAGAACTTTGATACCCAGATATTTTCGTAGTATATTTGAAGGTGGTGTGACTGATCTTCATTATGTTCTTAAATACCCAAAAGAATCATTTCATAACACAACAATTACTTTAGATTGTGATCATGCTCTGATGGTCACCCAGCATGGCAAACCCATGTTTACAAAT CAGGTTATCACAGAAGGTAGATTGATATTAGAATTCACCTTTGATGATCTTATGAGGATCCGATCCTGGCACTTTGCAATAAGGCAGCATAGAGAGCTCATTCCCAGGAGTGTTATTGGCATGCAG CAAGACCCCACAATGGTTGAACAGTTGTCTAAAAATATCACAAGAATGGGTCTTACAAACTACACATTAAATTTTCTAAGG CTGTGTGTCATACTGGAACCAATGCAAGAGCTTATGTCAAGACATAAAGCCTATGGACTGAATCCCAGAGACTGTCTTAAAACAACACTTTTCCAGAAATGGCAGCGAATGGTGGCGCCGCCAG AATCAGCACGTCCTCCTAGTAAAAGAAGAAAGCGGAAAGGATCAGCTAGCAATAATGCTGGAGCAGGAAATATGAACAACAATGCCCCTCCATCAGGCAAACAAAAACGCTCACCTGGCCCTCAGGGTTTTAACTTGGGATCTACTGTCCCTGGG GATGTTATGGTTGTAGGAGAGCCTACTCTGATGGGTGGAGAGTTTGGTGATGAAGATGAGCGACTCATCACAAGACTAGAGAATTCACAGTTTGAGCCTTCAAACAATGATGACAATTCTGACAAGTTCCACAATTCCCCAGCAGTCCAACAGAGTCCATGGGGTGCTGAGAAAAATACACCTCAGCCATCTACAGCGACCACTACACCTACAACCAATACACCTCTTACTGAGGCAGAGATAAAGCAAGAGTAG
- the LOC106067548 gene encoding LIM domain-binding protein 2-like isoform X2 — protein MSRPPIMPAPMEREPMMPGPREPMMPGPMSGPMSMSGPMPGPMSGPMSMSGPMSMGGPMPGPMSGPMSGPMPGPMPMFMDRDHMIPRPTPYMGQPDYRIYELNKRLQHRTEDSDNLWWDSFTTEFFEDDAQLTLTFCLEDGPKRYTIGRTLIPRYFRSIFEGGVTDLHYVLKYPKESFHNTTITLDCDHALMVTQHGKPMFTNVITEGRLILEFTFDDLMRIRSWHFAIRQHRELIPRSVIGMQQDPTMVEQLSKNITRMGLTNYTLNFLRLCVILEPMQELMSRHKAYGLNPRDCLKTTLFQKWQRMVAPPGKESARPPSKRRKRKGSASNNAGAGNMNNNAPPSGKQKRSPGPQGFNLGSTVPGDVMVVGEPTLMGGEFGDEDERLITRLENSQFEPSNNDDNSDKFHNSPAVQQSPWGAEKNTPQPSTATTTPTTNTPLTEAEIKQE, from the exons aTGTCCAGACCCCCTATCATGCCTGCCCCTATGGAAAGAGAGCCAATGATGCCAGGTCCAAGGGAACCCATGATGCCTGGTCCAATGTCCGGCCCAATGTCCATGTCCGGACCCATGCCAGGTCCAATGTCTGGCCCTATGTCCATGTCGGGTCCTATGTCAATGGGAGGGCCTATGCCTGGCCCAATGTCTGGACCTATGTCTGGACCCATGCCAGGGCCTATGCCTATGTTTATGGACAGAGATCATATGATCCC acgtCCAACCCCATATATGGGGCAGCCTGATTACAGAATTTATGAGCTTAATAAACGATTGCAGCACCGCACTGAG GACAGTGATAACCTATGGTGGGATTCTTTCACAACAGAATTTTTTGAAGATGACGCTCAACTTacattaactttttgtttagaaGATGGCCCTAAACGTTATA CAATTGGTAGAACTTTGATACCCAGATATTTTCGTAGTATATTTGAAGGTGGTGTGACTGATCTTCATTATGTTCTTAAATACCCAAAAGAATCATTTCATAACACAACAATTACTTTAGATTGTGATCATGCTCTGATGGTCACCCAGCATGGCAAACCCATGTTTACAAAT GTTATCACAGAAGGTAGATTGATATTAGAATTCACCTTTGATGATCTTATGAGGATCCGATCCTGGCACTTTGCAATAAGGCAGCATAGAGAGCTCATTCCCAGGAGTGTTATTGGCATGCAG CAAGACCCCACAATGGTTGAACAGTTGTCTAAAAATATCACAAGAATGGGTCTTACAAACTACACATTAAATTTTCTAAGG CTGTGTGTCATACTGGAACCAATGCAAGAGCTTATGTCAAGACATAAAGCCTATGGACTGAATCCCAGAGACTGTCTTAAAACAACACTTTTCCAGAAATGGCAGCGAATGGTGGCGCCGCCAGGTAAAG AATCAGCACGTCCTCCTAGTAAAAGAAGAAAGCGGAAAGGATCAGCTAGCAATAATGCTGGAGCAGGAAATATGAACAACAATGCCCCTCCATCAGGCAAACAAAAACGCTCACCTGGCCCTCAGGGTTTTAACTTGGGATCTACTGTCCCTGGG GATGTTATGGTTGTAGGAGAGCCTACTCTGATGGGTGGAGAGTTTGGTGATGAAGATGAGCGACTCATCACAAGACTAGAGAATTCACAGTTTGAGCCTTCAAACAATGATGACAATTCTGACAAGTTCCACAATTCCCCAGCAGTCCAACAGAGTCCATGGGGTGCTGAGAAAAATACACCTCAGCCATCTACAGCGACCACTACACCTACAACCAATACACCTCTTACTGAGGCAGAGATAAAGCAAGAGTAG
- the LOC106067556 gene encoding uncharacterized protein LOC106067556, giving the protein MPQQRQLSHKDKLFILNSWLNFRNGKREEDIGMEAALEMYSIYPEIKDIFTIYRDARMKHLTDKEMIRTHSQQVASVVDKCVMRMDDAHAFAMIAVDEGSVHIKIQERFMRCYVDCYIREIKKYSKLKWSRANQMAWEVFFDTIVVNMKNGWDHRTSVIALPPGPTRPKKKGIGSFTKKSRSKTNH; this is encoded by the coding sequence ATGCCACAGCAGAGACAACTGAGTCACAAGGATAAACTCTTCATACTCAACAGCTGGCTCAACTTCAGAAACGGCAAGAGAGAGGAAGACATAGGGATGGAGGCCGCGCTGGAGATGTATTCCATCTATCCCGAGATCAAGGACATCTTCACCATCTACAGAGATGCCAGGATGAAGCACCTGACCGACAAGGAGATGATTCGAACCCACTCTCAGCAGGTTGCCAGTGTTGTAGACAAGTGTGTGATGCGGATGGACGACGCGCATGCGTTCGCCATGATCGCTGTCGACGAAGGCTCGGTGCACATCAAGATCCAGGAGCGGTTTATGCGGTGCTATGTTGACTGCTACATCCGAGAGATCAAAAAGTACTCCAAACTGAAATGGTCTCGGGCTAACCAGATGGCTTGGGAGGTATTCTTCGATACAATCGTAGTCAATATGAAGAACGGCTGGGATCACCGCACGTCAGTTATAGCTCTCCCCCCAGGTCCGACAAGACCTAAAAAGAAAGGAATTGGTTCTTTTActaagaaatctagatctaaaacgaATCATTAA
- the LOC106067548 gene encoding LIM domain-binding protein 2-like isoform X1 produces the protein MSRPPIMPAPMEREPMMPGPREPMMPGPMSGPMSMSGPMPGPMSGPMSMSGPMSMGGPMPGPMSGPMSGPMPGPMPMFMDRDHMIPRPTPYMGQPDYRIYELNKRLQHRTEDSDNLWWDSFTTEFFEDDAQLTLTFCLEDGPKRYTIGRTLIPRYFRSIFEGGVTDLHYVLKYPKESFHNTTITLDCDHALMVTQHGKPMFTNQVITEGRLILEFTFDDLMRIRSWHFAIRQHRELIPRSVIGMQQDPTMVEQLSKNITRMGLTNYTLNFLRLCVILEPMQELMSRHKAYGLNPRDCLKTTLFQKWQRMVAPPGKESARPPSKRRKRKGSASNNAGAGNMNNNAPPSGKQKRSPGPQGFNLGSTVPGDVMVVGEPTLMGGEFGDEDERLITRLENSQFEPSNNDDNSDKFHNSPAVQQSPWGAEKNTPQPSTATTTPTTNTPLTEAEIKQE, from the exons aTGTCCAGACCCCCTATCATGCCTGCCCCTATGGAAAGAGAGCCAATGATGCCAGGTCCAAGGGAACCCATGATGCCTGGTCCAATGTCCGGCCCAATGTCCATGTCCGGACCCATGCCAGGTCCAATGTCTGGCCCTATGTCCATGTCGGGTCCTATGTCAATGGGAGGGCCTATGCCTGGCCCAATGTCTGGACCTATGTCTGGACCCATGCCAGGGCCTATGCCTATGTTTATGGACAGAGATCATATGATCCC acgtCCAACCCCATATATGGGGCAGCCTGATTACAGAATTTATGAGCTTAATAAACGATTGCAGCACCGCACTGAG GACAGTGATAACCTATGGTGGGATTCTTTCACAACAGAATTTTTTGAAGATGACGCTCAACTTacattaactttttgtttagaaGATGGCCCTAAACGTTATA CAATTGGTAGAACTTTGATACCCAGATATTTTCGTAGTATATTTGAAGGTGGTGTGACTGATCTTCATTATGTTCTTAAATACCCAAAAGAATCATTTCATAACACAACAATTACTTTAGATTGTGATCATGCTCTGATGGTCACCCAGCATGGCAAACCCATGTTTACAAAT CAGGTTATCACAGAAGGTAGATTGATATTAGAATTCACCTTTGATGATCTTATGAGGATCCGATCCTGGCACTTTGCAATAAGGCAGCATAGAGAGCTCATTCCCAGGAGTGTTATTGGCATGCAG CAAGACCCCACAATGGTTGAACAGTTGTCTAAAAATATCACAAGAATGGGTCTTACAAACTACACATTAAATTTTCTAAGG CTGTGTGTCATACTGGAACCAATGCAAGAGCTTATGTCAAGACATAAAGCCTATGGACTGAATCCCAGAGACTGTCTTAAAACAACACTTTTCCAGAAATGGCAGCGAATGGTGGCGCCGCCAGGTAAAG AATCAGCACGTCCTCCTAGTAAAAGAAGAAAGCGGAAAGGATCAGCTAGCAATAATGCTGGAGCAGGAAATATGAACAACAATGCCCCTCCATCAGGCAAACAAAAACGCTCACCTGGCCCTCAGGGTTTTAACTTGGGATCTACTGTCCCTGGG GATGTTATGGTTGTAGGAGAGCCTACTCTGATGGGTGGAGAGTTTGGTGATGAAGATGAGCGACTCATCACAAGACTAGAGAATTCACAGTTTGAGCCTTCAAACAATGATGACAATTCTGACAAGTTCCACAATTCCCCAGCAGTCCAACAGAGTCCATGGGGTGCTGAGAAAAATACACCTCAGCCATCTACAGCGACCACTACACCTACAACCAATACACCTCTTACTGAGGCAGAGATAAAGCAAGAGTAG